From a region of the Lolium rigidum isolate FL_2022 unplaced genomic scaffold, APGP_CSIRO_Lrig_0.1 contig_39246_1, whole genome shotgun sequence genome:
- the LOC124681317 gene encoding uncharacterized protein LOC124681317: protein MGQYDDSAASREENACVLMVSAVPGHSWCPLHPHPRRETEFKQKTNKFWEYQEQSNTWVEISMPFNLMSCINGTCTKVGSIKQPERKHGRASISNQDKDTDPALPTRKRISLARMSESSVWVTGQSGSIYERFWNGVMWVIAPHELPTSAGYATATFIVNTTILALSEAGILYQLQLNEHAQPIWTEMTFSYEQLPNLGERTQSQGTHIRNGVVSRNGRKLFLSIMNGSLLEVTELQPLRWNCHGRPAGADVSYISDAENARPGTVFTVSSTGDLYEFDRETKPSWKKHIWSEKTTPNVSLSSSVGCALHGLLGSNSVSLFLITKDGILVERRLHRRKWKWDKHGAPKGQRLSSITEVQQDESNDATSMFFTTTTGKVFEYQFPKYTGGSPSNKIRGLWINHMSPDHAKVARSVRGLQVQVGRLIFQLDDGRLGELHLPGMGGDHFGPGQQNTIRRKVSNKYEWSILDTPETEGWNAEYCTEEHGPTNCIAGAMNVAADTEPTILSNAPPRRRNEEEKQQYLHVHSHESDETESYNFLSRSIYLNFHIRVMHADRSLFLITDNGFTLEYLNTNGVWLWLRHEHATAMKGTLGSYNGSLYLVDLHGNLHIRERNGDDLSWINCTAMRKGRQVASGPPWDGIPGLSRRVTTDDVLFFVNKRGRLLQFTVALRKFRWKDCHSPPDTKIAFIVDQEVFRRNIVFAVGRNGRMYQYNRITELWHRHYQSPHLVLSRSPGTAMRPSPLSLAGSIFMISEHGGLVEYHFSPQDGWEWVEHGTPHRDVTLVVAPGPCFDGAQLFVIGSDGHVYRRHLDNRTWRWTSHGHPSEPSTMAPDSAGGEQSCATLGTTDAHYASSFRGSCDEKVAAMRPMPFSEDAVVFELRDGRLAELRRAAEGRGGWEWARIIGTPASACMTSYLTAVAT, encoded by the exons ATGGGGCAGTATGATGACTCTGCTGCTTCACGTGAGGAGAATG CATGTGTTCTCATGGTGTCTGCTGTGCCTGGCCATTCATGGTGCCCTCTACATCCTCACCCGAGGCGAGAAACAGAGTTTAAGCAGAAGACAAACAAGTTTTGGGAGTACCAGGAGCAGAGTAATACCTGGGTGGAGATAAGCATGCCTTTCAATCTGATGTCCTGCATCAACGGTACCTGCACAAAGGTAGGCTCAATCAAGCAACCAGAAAGGAAACATGGCCGTGCTTCCATTTCTAATCAAGACAAGGATACTGATCCAGCCCTGCCCACGAGGAAACGAATTTCCTTGGCAAGGATGTCAGAATCGTCTGTGTGGGTGACAGGGCAAAGTGGATCAATATACGAGAGGTTTTGGAATGGGGTGATGTGGGTGATTGCTCCTCACGAACTTCCAACATCGGCTGGGTATGCAACAGCAACTTTCATTGTGAATACAACCATCCTTGCTCTGTCAGAGGCTGGAATCCTCTATCAG CTACAGCTAAACGAACATGCCCAGCCTATCTGGACAGAGATGACATTCAGTTACGAACAACTCCCAAACCTTGGAGAAAGGACACAAAGTCAAGGAACACACATAAGAAACGGGGTTGTATCGCGTAACGGAAG GAAACTTTTCCTTTCTATCATGAATGGGTCCCTACTTGAGGTCACAGAACTTCAACCTCTAAG GTGGAACTGCCATGGGCGTCCTGCAGGAGCAGATGTATCATATATATCTGATGCTGAAAACGCAAGACCAGGGACCGTGTTCACAGTAAG CTCTACTGGAGACCTATATGAATTTGATAGAGAAACAAAGCCATCATGGAAAAAACATATATGGAGTGAAAAAACAACACCAAATGTCTCGCTGAGCTCATCTGTTGGGTGTGCTTTACATGGTCTCTTAGGATCTAATTCAGTATCACTTTTTCTGATAACCAAG GATGGTATTTTGGTGGAGCGGCGGTTGCACAGAAGGAAATGGAAGTGGGATAAACATGGAGCACCTAAGGGTCAAAGACTTAGTTCAATTACAGAAGTTCAACAGGATGAATCTAATGATGCAACTTCAATGTTTTTTACGACAACCACAGGAAAAGTATTTGAGTACCAGTTTCCAAAATATACAG GTGGGTCTCCAAGCAATAAGATTAGAGGACTATGGATAAATCACATGTCTCCTGACCATGCAAAAGTAGCAAGAAGCGTTCGAGGTCTACAGGTTCAAGTTGGCAGGCTGATATTTCAACTAGATGATGGTAGGCTCGGAGAGCTGCATTTACCTGGTATGGGAGGTGATCATTTTGGTCCAGGTCAACAAAATACCATAAGAAGGAAAGTCTCAAACAAGTATGAGTGGTCTATCCTAGATACACCAGAAACAGAAGGTTGGAATGCAGAATATTGCACTGAAGAGCATGGCCCAACAAACTGTATTGCCGGAGCAATGAATGTTGCTGCAGATACGGAACCAACCATCTTGAGCAACGCCCCGCCTAGAAGGAGAAACGAAGAAGAGAAGCAACAGTACCTACATGTTCACAGCCACGAGAGTGATGAAACTGAATCGTACAACTTTCTATCACGAAGCATTTATCTGAACTTCCATATACGGGTGATGCATGCAGATAGATCACTTTTTCTCATAACAGATAATGGATTTACTTTGGAATATCTAAACACCAATGGTGTCTGGCTCTGGCTAAGACATGAGCACGCTACAGCCATGAAAGGTACACTAGGAAGCTATAATGGCAGCTTGTATCTTGTCGATCTTCATGGGAACTTACATATTAGAGAAAGAAATGGAGATGACCTCTCATGGATTAATTGCACAGCAATGAGGAAGGGAAGACAGGTTGCAAGTGGACCTCCATGGGATGGCATCCCTGGTTTGTCACGCAGAGTGACAACAGATGATGTACTTTTCTTTGTTAACAAGAGAGGCAGATTGCTACAATTCACG GTTGCACTGCGTAAATTCAGGTGGAAGGACTGCCACAGCCCTCCCGATACCAAGATTGCATTCATCGTAGATCAAGAGGTGTTCAGAAGGAATATCGTCTTCGCAGTTGGTCGCAACGGGCGCATGTACCAGTATAACAGAATTACAGAGCTATGGCACAGGCACTACCAATCACCTCACCTCGTCCTGTCGAGATCACCTGGGACAGCGATGAGACCGTCCCCTCTCTCCCTCGCCGGCTCCATCTTTATGATATCTGAGCACGGGGGGCTCGTGGAGTACCATTTCAGCCCGCAGGATGGATGGGAGTGGGTCGAGCATGGTACGCCCCACCGAGACGTCACCCTTGTAGTCGCCCCAGGGCCATGCTTTGACGGCGCCCAACTGTTTGTCATCGGGTCAGACGGACACGTCTACCGGCGGCACCTGGACAATCGAACGTGGAGGTGGACGAGCCATGGGCACCCGTCGGAACCATCCACCATGGCACCGGACAGTGCAGGCGGTGAGCAGAGCTGCGCCACGCTGGGCACCACGGACGCACACTACGCGAGCAGCTTCAGGGGAAGCTGCGACGAAAAG GTGGCGGCCATGCGGCCGATGCCGTTCTCGGAGGACGCGGTGGTATTCGAGCTGCGCGACGGACGG TTGGCGGAGCTGCGGCGTGCGGCGGAGGGGCGCGGCGGGTGGGAGTGGGCGCGGATCATTGGCACGCCGGCCAGCGCCTGCATGACCAGCTACTTGACGGCCGTTGCCACGTAG